The region TGTAGAACTGGAGAACGTGCGCGACCAGCGGGGTTAAGGGGGTTGCGAAGGTGCAAAGGTAGGGAGCTCGTGGAATAGGAGCAGCCGGTCGTCCGTTTGTAGAACTGTGCGTTATAGTGGTCGATTGCGTCACGCGTGACCTTAGGGCATAACGGACCACCCGTGTCTTTAGCCGCGGGTCAATCGGCCGGTTCCGCGCACATGTTCGGCGGCTTCTCTTCTACCCTCCCCGTCTTCCACCGTCCGTCTGTTTACCCGTCCCGTCCCGTCATGGATTTTCAATGTGCGCGTCCCATAATTCGAAGGAGGCCTACCGCGGCTCCCGCGCCGTCACGGGCCTCAACCGCGGAGATTTTCGAGCAAAGCGGCTACCGATGGATCTCTCGTGaataaaagtagaataaaaatgacaaaaatattaaaacccGCGCGAGAGATGAAAATGAGTACACACGAACGTCCACGTTTGAACTTTACGTACAGCGGAATTAATTGAGCAAATGTTGATATAACAGTAATGATACGGCGTCCATTCGCGACATtcgttcgtttaattaaactctAATTCATAGAGACATCAACGACGGTATCGTTCCGTCGCAACCGCGCTTTTCTACGATGCCAACGATCGCTACCTTCGATCGAGAGATCGGCGAGTAGCAAAGAGGACGCCGAGTACGTGCATCGAAAATCGTGTCGGGCCGCAGGAATGCGGGATGAAAAGGATACACATCGAAGAAATCgtgcggcgcgcgcgcgcgagctcaCATGAAGAAACCGGTCGTTCCGCACGCGGGATTTTTGCGCCACCTTGCAAGAGAGCGGCGATGAAACGTTACTCGGGTCCTCGGTAGACGGCGGACGAGCCGGACCGGGACGTCTCTTTGCGCACCATTTTGAGACATCGGGCGAGTCGCCCTTAGCTCTGGGTCAGAGCACTGGGTAACGGCATTGCCCGGCCACGTGCGTTCCCGCCGCGATATCTGggttataatgtaataattaccTACGCAGACGTACCGATCTACCTGTCCCCTTTCGTCCCCCCAGAGATTCCCGCGTCGCGTTCCCCGTGATCTCGCATCAAACGAGAAGCAATAATACCCGTAAGCCCCCATTCACCGTCTTTCTTTCGTCTCGGAGAACGCCACAATCGGCATCGGACGCCGTTACGGCAatcgcgctcgctcgcaaATCCTTTCGCGTAagacctttaaaaaaaaagtatcgcaTTCACACTCACCCCCTTCAGCAGGAGACAGGCTAGGATACAAATTCGCAGCTGCATATCTCGTCGGTGTCCACGGTGGAGCACTCTCTGGATGGCTGAAAAATGCACGCGTTGAATTTAAATTCGTCCGCACGTTAGGCACGCATGATTCTCCGTGAATCTCACCCACCTGTAACGACACCTGCAATCATGCGTTCGGGTTAGCCGTGGATAGTCGAGAGATCGTCCTTCGCAGAACCGCCGCGCTACAACTGAGATCTGAAATCAGAGTAATAAATCGGAGATCAATCACGATCGAAAGAATTTTTCGGAAAAGCGTCGGGTGTTAAATTCATCGTCGGCGAAGACGATTGCGTTAAACGTGTTCATTGTTAATCGCCGCTCATTTCCGCTTCCTTACGGGACAACCCGTTGCCGATCTCGCTCGTGTTTGATCGCCAATTATCAAGCGGCATGTTCGCCTCGTGCAGCCACTAAACCACCTGTCCCAAATTCCTCTCGAATGTCCGGGTTTTCGCTCCGTTACTCCGTTGTAAACGTGAAACCGCGGTCGCGATCTATCGAAGTCAAATTCGCTAAATTTGCAGGCACGCACGAGAAAGCTGGACGTGTGTAAGTTCCACACGTACAGTCGTCACGTAAGTCTTACTCGAGATAATGAACTAAAATAATCTTGTTGTCGGAggctaattttattatcacacgtatgtttcattaaaaaaaaaaaaaaaaaaaaaaaaaagagaaggagtTAATACTCTTGAAACGGAAGTCTCTCCTCACTCAGTTATTTTTAAGACCGTATATAATGCGTAATTCTTGAGCCTTGTTAATTATTGACATTAACacagttatttttatattaaacatcttcgatctttaaattaaaattctatgaAACCTAAAACGATTCCGGTTTCACCGGTGTAACGACATATGGCGCGACCGCTTTCGCGCCCGCATGAAAGAGAAAAGCCAGAAACGATATGCAAGACGACTGTGCGGTAATGTGCAATCGGTGTCTGAGCGGTATGTCCGACGTTTTATGAATGTAGGCAAGTAGGCTCCCGCCGATCAACGCTCGACcgcacgcgcgcacacgtggAGCTCGAGTCAAAAGGACCAACCGGTTGGCCGGGCGCGGCCGCCGGCTATCTGTCCAGTTTGCGAATTTGGTACTTTGTACACGTACAACGTTGATCTAAAATCGTACGGTCCCCGTGATCGAATTCCCAAAAACTTCTTTCCGCAGAGCGATTCTCTGTTGCGAATTAATATTGAGAGACCGGCGACGTCGGCACTTAAAATAATCTGTCATCGGATGACAGTTTTGATCCttgtcgaataaaatttacatttaacgcTATAATTAACCAGAACTCGCAAACCAGAGCGCCGCGAATTTCTCAAGACGCGACGCGCTGATTATTGCAAGGTAGCTCGAAGAGACGACCGCCAGACGGGAAAAAGCCGCGAAGTCATTCGATCGTATCgtatattatctattattCCGCTCTCGCGATTCATGTCACGACGTACCTCGACACCTGTTCCGTCTATCGCGAGTAGGCCTTTACCCGAATAAAAATCACCGCCAGCTGTTTACATGTCTCCCGTGCCGCGATGAACCCGTAGGCCACGGGCACGTCGAAGATGTGGCCTGGTGCCAAATACATATAACGGTTCCGTCGATGTTGTAATTCCGAAGTCGGGCATTCGCATAATCAGCTACCTAATAGCGACCTATATAGAACGAATAGAAGCTCTTTTCTACTTCCTCGTCCTCCTTTCTCATTATCTTCTATTGCACGTGACGGAAGGAGATCGTGTCATAAATAAAATCCGCTAATTCGAAAAGGAGCTTATTAAACGCGCGTTAATGAATTTACGCTAATGGCCACGTCTTAATAGATTCGTCGACAACGGTAGTCtaatatttcgttttatttattaatttctttttaaggaaaaattatgttacttTAACAATTACTTTACAAATCTCGAGCGCGCACTCAGCATACGATCTCGCAAATATAAATCGGTCCACGGTGCAAGTCAATCACAcatcgaaattaatattacagccgtcttttatctcttttattcGGCACACGCATGATCGTgcatatcgtaaaaaaaaaaaaaaataaaaatttacggtCTACTTCTTTTAATATGCCCCGCCTCGTTTGGTCACGCTGTTCGCACAATGGTGTATGAAATACGCACGCTTTTTAATTACCGtgcaattttaattgacaaaGTCGCGACCGATTTTACAGCCGCGTTTTTCCGTTCTCGTCTCGAGCGCGCATATCGATTCGATACCGTCATGCGTTTACGAGATCGAGCCGATGGACGTGAAGAATCGTGATGGATTTTAAAGGAATTTcgatattacgaaataaaagatCGTTGGACGATGTCGTTCCACCGTCGTGCTCGGCAAAGCGGAAACGGTCACCACGTGGCTGACTATATCGCGTCTCCTACGGCGAGACGTATAATTTCTCTCAATGAGCTCGCGCCCCTGCCGTTATTAGCGCATTAACGAGGCACAAAACGATGACGTGCGACTTGCCTCTAATAACTTAATCAGTGACGTGGCGCTAATTGGATTATGTCCCGCGCAACGCGGCCGGTCGTTAACTGCGGCACGTACGTTCGCCGAAGCCCAAGAAGCGCGTTTAATAGCCGCGAATTATCTACAACGACGTTTTCACCGTGCACACACGAGCCGCGTATTTGGGGATTAAATTCGCACCGTACTTTGCGCGTTATGGTCTGGACCTGTCAGCGCAGCAGAACCAAGTTCCTTTATCAAAGTAATACTGTCTTTTCaccgtttactttttttttttcttttttttcaatttatgtgattaaaaaaaaattttttaaccgcGCTCAAAAACGACAGACGCGGCGACCGGTCGTTCGATCTCCAAATTCGACATTGGCGACGCGATATCTTACTTCTCTGAGGCGACAGCCAAGCGAATCCGGATGCAAGTGGCCGCCAACGTGCACGAGCCCTCTTCGGACAAGTCAGGTGAGCGAGGATTACTGAATGGAGCCGCTACATCGATCGGGATCGCCGTCGAACGTCAGGGCCCCGCCGCACAGCCGCCGAACTTTGCGCGGTCCGGTGATCCGCGTGCGTGGACGAGATTGGCGAACGTACCGCGAGCGGTGAAGCGCGAGTCGCGACGGTCTCTCGAGCGTACTTCGTAAGAGCTTTCGGATGCTCCGTGCGGACGACTGATCATCTCGTGATGACGCGACGCGATCCTCCGCGACGTTCGCGACAGCTAGAGAAAGAGACGGCGCGCCGATCTCGGAGGTGCACGCGAGAACTCGAGGAGTCGGAATAGGGTACACCTGTCCGATATACGGCGTATACTACAAACGCGCGTAGCGGCCCGCCCCCTGACCCAGACAGCTGGTACAGTTATATAGGTCCCTCGCGCGCGGAGCGGAGGATATCTCGCCTCGTTCCCGCCGCATTCGCCATGAGCCTGCGACTCGATCAACGACGCCGGCAGGCGATCGTTCTTGCACACGTCCGCGCGTGGAAACGAGAAAAGAATCCGCGCGCTCCTCACGTGCCGCTTCGTGCGGCAGTAGTCTATCGCCGCTAGCGCGATATCGCTCGAGGCTCAAATGCAAAATGGTACACGTCGGATAACTGATATCGCAATGAAACTTAACGAAGCTCGGCGATGATAATTGGAGTATTTAACGAGGCAGTCTCTAACGATATAATAACATCTCGTCAGCTATCTGGCGTACATTTATGCACGCGTTCTCCGGCGCACGTGTCTACATACATTAGGAAAGCGTTGACGAACAAGATTTGCTTTTACGAAATAAGTACCCCTGGTCTTTTTGCAATCGCTTGCGTCCACGCATCGTGTCGTCAACGTTCttattccgaaaaaaaaaatgagtgaTTTGCtaattgttgtaaaattaaaaattaaaaaattttttatttaaaaaattagcgacggattttatatttcgtaCCAGCTATGGTAGGCCTACTCGTTCTTATCACTTATCGCGAACATTAGCGCCACCTGAGATTCCTACACGGAGATACAGTATTCCGTTCGTTTCTCTTCTACCGTCGTTAGGATTCATTCCAACACCTGCCTCCACCTTACATCCCGGTTGGTGATAATTTATCAATTGATGATTACGTGAAAAGTACATTTATCAGCATAGCATAtcaaatcatttttattgttaaacattaatttattttactttaaaaaaattttattattaaaaattcgtattaaataaatactagataaaatatatgataaaatatattttacattttatatatctctTTCGGTgcacgattttttaaaaaaacaattttattctaataattatttgattaaaatatgaaagaaaaaaaattaatgtgtaGAGCAGggtgaataataattattcgatatGCGTATGCTGTGGACCGTAACAAGagtatatattacaaaaaacaTGTTATGTAAATGACTGCTAGGAATATTGAAAtcttaaaacattttacagTTTGTCCCGCAAAGATTTATATGAACATGTGCATTGCGCTCCATAGAGCACTTGATTAATATGACGTTTATATGTTCGTTTAACTTCATTTGGCATTTACGATGGATACGATTGCATACGAATTACGTACATTTATCAAAGATCGAGTATCAGGAAAATATTCACGTTGATTACAGTCTATGATTAGGTTCTCATTAACTGCAGTGATCCCGTCCGATCAGTTTTCATTAGAACCTGTAGCGCAGAACGACATAAAACATGAAAGTCATAAATATATTGCTCGTTACTCTGTCACTTTTGCTAGTGAGTACtatctttgaataatttattttttctacgTTATTCGTACTAAAGACTTCCTTTATTATTGCAAGATTGAAGCTGCGTCTCTCGTTACTacgtaaattacattttaaactgTAGCATTCAAGTTTTTCAtatcttttctatttatattatattagcataaatacaatttcaattcatttgcattttagatatattaaaaattatatttatgaaactTATCTTCTTGTTTTCATTTTCTGTGCATGTTGGAGTGCAAACGAACATTAAACGAGATTGTCGCCGACAAACAAACGTTTCTTGGGGtatatgaatatttcatttattactCGAacattgagaaaaatattctttctaaTTGCTTTCTTTGTTTCAGATTCTTTGAAGCAACTGAAGACCGGTAACATTgaacaaaatgatataaaattaaaatgttatttgagATGCTTTATGATAAAAAGTGGCATTCTTAATGAGAATAACAATGTGGATGTTGAAAAAGCTCTACGTCATCTCCCACGCAGTATGCAAGAGTCGtcgaaaaaaattctcaatcgaTGCAAATCGATTCGTAAGtcttgttatatttaattactttctcgaACAACGAAAactcaataaataattattgcaacattttaaaatatacacgttccatttttttttctttttttttcttttaaaataaaatttaaaagacaaGAATGGATTGTcgataacaaattaataagaaaatttatttttagaaacgaAGAACGATTGTGATAAAGCTTTTCAAATAGCTGCATGTTATATTAAAGCACAACCtgatgtatataaatttttcttattatcattattatcagaaggtatttttatatatgtaaaactCACGTAAGAATTATGTTTCAGATCCTGAAAAGCGTAtcgtttgtttaaaaatgatTGCTCTGAGTTCAAATCTTTGTGaagcattataaaatataagtagaAATAGCAGTACACGCAGAGTACATACGATATGGATGtacagaaatattattttactgaaattaaattacgtaaacaataaagaaacatgtaatttttttttccgcttgcATTATTGACAagaaaacgtataaaaattacactTTTCGTAATTCCTTTTGCTTCTCTCTTATCGCTTTTAAAACATAGAAACTACGACGAATAATACAGTCATAACTCCTTATATGACAGTATAATAAACTTAATGTTACAAACGCAACACCCTTTATGTTTGCAAAAGCTCCCTAGACAAAAGGATGCCggcggtggaaaaaaaaaaaaaaaaaatgaagaccATAGTAACGCTGTAGTGTTTATTTCTAAACTCACGTTGCACATTAACTTTCAGGCGATATACGTTTGGTTGTAATCTCAAAATTGTTTCCCGTGCAGTAAAAATTCCGCGTTAAAAATTCATCATGTGCGATCATTGTGCGTAAGTGGCATTTATACGTGCGTCCCGTAATCTCCCGTGCTAGTCTAAACATCTTGTTTCGCGATGTAGCAATAATATCGTGCATGTATGCACGTATTAAACTCTGTGTATTACGATTATGCATATAACCGATATTGCCTTTTACAGTAATATTACCAGTCAAAAGGAATACGCCGGACAAGTGACCTGTCGATGCAAGTGAGTTTTCATACATgtagatttataaaattgtcaatACGCGTAAATAACGTACATGCATTATGCATTATGTTTGCGCAGTGGCGAGAAAAAGAACAGCGTGGTCAGCAAGGAAAAGGATTTCTCCGGATGCTGTAGCAAAAGGTAAGAATTCCGATAATCCATTTAAATTCGAGAGCTATTTAAACCTATATGGCCCCCTGGTTGCTTAACAATAATGACACACGCGTCGTAATACTCAGAGATTTTGGTAATTGTGCTATTTTAACTCGACTAAATGTATAGAGGAAAAGAGAAGCGCGGAGGAAGTTGCGGTGCTAAATGTTGCGCGGGTACAAAGGAGCGTGGCGGATGCTGTAGCGATCCCGCTACGGATCCAAAGAGTTGCTGCCCGGCGGATAAAAAATCTACCAATGGCCCTGCCTAACGACAAGGTTAAAGGTGGCCATATAGGCTACTttgaatgaattaataaatttattttattcggccAGTTTATAAATTTCGTTCGAGTTTAATACACCTACGATTATTATAATCGTGTTCATTGACGACCTAAGGATGATtaatctgtttttattttttattctttttttttatcagagcGCGAGAAGCTGCCGGTGGTTGCTGCTTGTCTGGTTGTTGCAAAGacatgaaaaatgaaaagaacgagagagattCGGGAGGTGCGGATTCCGCCCCGCGGCCGAAAGACGCCGCTCGCCGTCCAAAAAGATCCGGTAccgaaaatatgaaataactttgaaaaaaaaactattttattccaattacgtaatttgaatCATTTTTCCCCGGTTTTCTGCATGCACATTTTTTTGCCGTGAgatgtgaaatattttttggaTAATAAAGATACTCATTTCATTCCAAacttttattcgaaaaatacAGCCGCTACGTTTCGTTTACCGCTGTAAATCCGCgaaggattttattttttattcgagttATTATGCAAATGTAAAAACGGCCCGGTCGTTTGTGCACCGAGTTTGCAGGATGTAAATATTCCACATGCCTTTGAATCGATCGCCGATATAATCAGGCTTAACGTACACGCTAAAATCAAGTGACAAcaatttgcaaatatattgGTCTATTATGCATCCCACTCTATTTGACTTTATGATCattatcatataaaattaatggtaATACGTTAAACAGAATGtacattattaacaattaaccGACAAGTGCAGAAAATGGGATACACAACGCGCGTAATTAactaaaagaataaaatgtttGTCGTCGTTCTTTAAATATAGCTATATGTAAAATGAACATCCCTCGATTCCTTTCCGTCGCTTCAAGCGGCACGGACGAAAGCCCCTAAATTACAGAACGTGTCAAAGAACAGGGATTGCAATTGCGCAATATGTCCACGGCCTATCGCGGGCGATAGATAAGAGCGAGAGCGGCGTCGGGGCGGCGGTAAGGGATAATCGGCGGCTAAAAAAACCGGCGTTCCGTGACGTCATACGTAAGGAAAAATGTACATACGTCACGCGTCTGTGTATATCCGTGACGCACGTGCAAGAAACAGGGTGCTCGGAGCAAAAGTTGATAAGGGCGAAagtgcgtgtgtgtgcgcgcgggGGTGATGCGGCTTGACGCGGCTCGATGCGGCGCGCAAGCGCGACGGGTGCAGAGCTTTCGAGCCACGCGATGGTAGCAGTTGGCCTTCCAATACCGCGAAACACGTCCCGTGCTCGCTCCCGTTGTGGAGCGCACCGCCGAGCCTGAACGTgccgcgcttttttttttccgcccgCCCGACGTGTACCTACCCTACGTGCGCGCCCGGAGCAGGGACCCGGGGAACGTTGCCGAACGTCTATTTTCACCCTACTACGGCCAAGCGCCCTCGTGCCCGCTCCCATTTGACACTGACACAGGTACCTAAATCACGGCGAAACGCCGACCACCGTTATCACCTGTGCCACTCGAGCCACTCGTGATCGCATCGATTGGCGATTGGGAGAGATCCGAACCTTGAGAGCCCACGTGCGAACGTGATATGTGAGATTAGAGGACAATTAACGCTCGTTAACTGGCGCGATAAGTCGCTAATGAAGAACGTCGGCGGTATCCGCGTGCTTTCCTCACCGGAAGAATTTACAATCGGTTCgtagtataaaaataataatgcataatAGCGCGCACTTACTTGCGCGATGTCATCTTTATTTAACGGCTGACTTTACTGTTACCGCCgttgtaaaaaagaattttttactttagaaTCTCTATTATGCATGGCATGGATTTTTtcaaatgataataatatcggtttaattcgcgcgaaaaagcaacatttaattatcgagTCTTATCAATTAAGTATTTATCAGTAAAAGGGGAGGAtctacttattttaattttcactttcaatttttatttcctttttcaaaTATCCCACCTCATTATTAGATTCTTAAAGAAACAACTCTTTCAACGCATAAATACCAAAACTatggtgtaaaaaaaattttaattacaacccGAGCTAAGGgtttaaattagaaaagcaAGTAAGGATCCCCTAGGGCTTAATGAGTTAATAACGCTTACAAAAAGCTTCATGTCGagttaaaaaatagtaaatttcactttcttataattttctttgttaatattaaaaaaaaaaaaaagccgcgaACCTGTTACATGCACATGAGTATCAATTTTGCttcagtttctttttaatttactccAGAAACTCAAGCGTTAATTAACGAACATGCAAAGCGTTTGCCGAGTAGCcgcttaatattttttatgggCATTATTATGAAGTCTCAtcatttttacttctttttaataacatatttaaactgtccgaataaaagaatattttacatgGATTTTCGAGATGATGTATTACATGAAAAAGATTAACGATTTGTGACGGTAAAACGCTCCAAGATGCACAGCGGATACGAAGCGGATAAAGTTGATCGTGTCAATGTATGCACAGTAGACACTTTAAACATTATGAATACACTAGTGGCTAGCCGtagtcgttttattttctaactCTTATCTatccctttctttttaatgttgaaacgttattttaattttcaacgtcCGGCACACTTCATTGAAAATGCACATCGTAACGTTTAGAACTTTTCGAGGCGTTATCATTTATAGTACGTCGATACGATGAGAATAGGAGCAAGACGACGAGCGTCCATTGATGTTAGATGAGATAGGattatcaaaaattgaaaGCTTATCGAAAGAATAATCGCTTCTCAAAGGCCACGTGGATCAATTATCATTTCTTGGAGAGCGAAAATAACAAGTAaaagtacattttaataatgtaaaactCTGTGCAAACAATCGCAGATAGAGATGTAGCTTCCTagttggataaaaaaaattggatttatacgatgattaaaaaaaagttcaaaatCGATACTAGTACGACATGAAATTGTACATAATAGTAACTACATTCGCGCGTTCTTGTAAATTGCACTTGTAATTCTCAGGTTAAATCGCGTGTCTCtaatcgtataaaaatgtaaaagaacgAGAGGATTTAACTGTGCCGGTACGGTGAAAAGTCACTTTGTTCCGATTCAAAGATTTTCTATGAAAATTCCACGTATTTTTGCGCCGTTAATTATCCGCCGTGCACACGAACgcaaaaattgtaataaaatagaaaatataaaaaaaaataaaacgcagaGATATTTCATCTGGCTTGACCTCTGTCAGCCATAAAATTTCCCGGAGCGGACTTACATATGTTAGAACAGATTTCATGTTTGGATTCATGTACGACTTACTCTCGCTGTAGCGCTATGAAAATAAGTTGACGGAATTACCCGTCTTTCGTGAGCGAgatattttaaactaaaagGTAACTGAATCTTACAAGTGCAAAATGAATGAATGTCTAGAGAACAACATATATGATAATGGACCATTGAC is a window of Cardiocondyla obscurior isolate alpha-2009 linkage group LG11, Cobs3.1, whole genome shotgun sequence DNA encoding:
- the LOC139106764 gene encoding general odorant-binding protein 56d-like, which encodes MNISFITRTLRKIFFLIAFFVSDSLKQLKTGNIEQNDIKLKCYLRCFMIKSGILNENNNVDVEKALRHLPRSMQESSKKILNRCKSIQTKNDCDKAFQIAACYIKAQPDILKSVSFV